TGCAGCGCGAACAGATTGAGGCAGTGACCGAGCAGTTCCTCTCGATGCACAGCACTGATCGATCAGAGCTGCCCTTTATGCATCCCGGGCGAGTAGATGTCATCGGGGCCGGATCCCTGATCCTGCGTGAACTTGCCCGCCGAATCAGCCCGAGGCCAGTGATCGTCTCGGAATATGACATTCTCGATGGCATCGTTTACAGGTTGGCATCCGTGAGTTCTTGACCTCAACTCCGCCATCGCGTGTAATCGCTTTAGATGGCTTGAGAGGAGGTCCTATGGGCATCACCATTCGCGATGTCGCACAGGCCGCCGGAGTCTCAACTGCGACTGTCTCGCGCGCCCTGCGTGGCCTGGCCAATGTCGATGAGCAGACACGCGCTCGGGTAGAGCGCGCAGCTGCCGAACTCGACTACGTGATCTCACCAAGCGCCTCACGGCTGGCAAGTGGCCGCACTGGCAGCGTCGCCGTGGTCACCCCTCACATCGCTCGCTGGTTCTTCTCCACCGTGCTGTCAGGAGTGGAATCGACTCTGCAGGGCGCTGGTATCGATCTGCTGCTCATGACCGTCAGTGCGCCCGATTCTCAGCACCGGCTTGCTCCGGCCCCGCGATTGCGCCGACGAGTAGACGGTGTGCTGGTGATCGCGATGCCGCCTGAGGATCAGCAACTGCACGACGTCATCAAGCTCGATCTGCCGACCAGTCTCATCGGCGTCAGCGTTGACGATGTACCCAGCGTCACTATCGACGATGTCTATGCAGCCCGGATGGCCACGCAACATCTCATCAATCTTGGCCATAGGCGCATCGGTCTCATTGCCGGTTCCGCGAGCCGGGCGCGATTCACCGCGGAGTTTGACCGACACCTCGGATTCGTCTCAGCCATGACTGAAGCGCAACTGCCTATCGATCCGAGTCTTGAATCCCTCGGCTATTTCACTTCAACCGGCGGCGAGCAGGCCATGACCGCGATCCTCGCGCAGCGCGAACGACCAACGGCAGTGTTCTGCATGTCAGATGAGATGGCATTTGGGGCCATGCGCGCGCTCAGAAGTCATGGGCTGCAGCCCGGACGGGACATCTCGCTCATTGGTGTCGATGGGCACGACATGTCCGAGCTGCTCGAACTGACCACCGTTGAACAACCCGTCCACGACATGGGTCGCATCGCCGCCGAAGCGCTGCTGGTGCAGCTCAATTCTGAGTTGCCGACCCGCGCTGAATCCATCGTCTTACCCACGCGCCTGGTCGTGCGCACATCAACTGCGCAACTTGGCCCAGGCGCGAACCTCTGAGCGTGGTTGTGCCCTGAGCGCCCCATACGCTCATCCCCACGCCCCTGTAGTCCAACTGGCAGAGACACCCGGCTTAAACCCGGCACAGTATGGGTTCAAATCCCATCGGGGGCACTGTCGATAGCGAGGATGCAAGCTGGACCGTGGGTAGGCTTGGAGTCGTGAATTCGGGGGATGGCCATCATGCGTGAGATCAGATGCCCCCACTGCGGCAAGGCATTCACCCTCGATGAGGCTGGCTATGCCGACATCGTCAAGCAGGTCCGTGACAGCGAGTTCGAACTGCAGCTGCATGAGCGCCTCGAGTTGGCCGAGCAAGACAAAGTCAGGGCGCTCGAGCTCGCCGAGGTCAAGGCCTCCAGTGAGTTGTTGCAGGCCGCGGCAATGAAGGATGCCGAGATCAGGGAGCTTCAAGGCAAGCTCGACGCTGGAGATATCGCGCTCAAGCTTGCCGTCAATGAGGCCCTTGGCGCGGTCGCCAAGGAGCGCGACGTGCTGGCAAATGAACTCGAGCAGGCCAAGATTGAGCGGGAGACCGCTCTAGCACTGGCCGAGGCAAAACTCGTCGGTGTCCAGGCAGCTCAGTCATTGGCGATCACCGAAGCTGTCATTGCAGTGGAGAAGGAGCGCGACGAACTCAGGAGTGGCTTGGAGCGGGCCGAGCTCGAGAAGCAACTGGCCGAAAGCTCACTCAAGGACAAGTACGAGACCCAGCTCAAGGATCGCGAAGAGCAAATTGAGCGTCTCAAGGATCTGAAGGCGCGGCTCTCGACCAAGATGGTCGGCGAAACCCTCGAACAGCACTGTGAGACCGAGTTCAACCGCATTCGCGCTACCGCGTTTCCCAGTGCGTACTTTGAGAAGGACAACGACTCCAAGTCCGGCAGCAAGGGGGACTACATCTTCCGCGAGGCCGATGAATCGGGTACCGAGATTGTCTCGATCATGTTCGAGATGAAGAACGAGTCCGATGGCACGGCAACAAAGCAGAAGAACGAGGACTTCCTCAAAGAACTCGACAAGGATCGAACCCAGAAGGGCTGCGAGTACGCAGTACTGGTCTCAATGCTCGAGCCTGACAGTGAGCTGTACACGGGCATTGTTGATGTCTCGCACCGCTTTCCCAAGATGTACGTTGTCCGCCCGCAGTTCTTCATTCCGATCATCACGCTGCTTCGCAATGCTGCTCAGAACTCTGTCAAATACAAGAGTGAACTGGCGTTAGTGAAGGCGCAGAACATCGATATCACGAACTTCGAGAGCGAGTTGGAGACATTCAAGTCCGGCTTTGGCATGAACTTCGACCTCGCGTCCAGGCACTTCCAGACGGTGATCGATGAGATCGACAAGTCCATTGATCACCTGCAGAAGACCAAGGAGTCGCTCCTAGCCACCAGCCGGCAGCTTCGACTTGCCAATGACAAGGCACAGGATGTGACGATCAAGAAGCTGACCAAAGGCAATCCCACAATGGCGTCGAAGTTTGCCGATGCCAGGAACCTGGAAATCGAAGGCGGCAACTGAACGGGCTCTGATTTTCCGCGGCGAGCTTCCTAGCCAGGGATCGACGCCGGGTATTTGCAAACGGGAAACTGCCGACATACCGTCTACCCATGGCCACCAACAGCAGGTTCAACGAGTCGAACAACCCGGTCCTTTCGCGATACGAAAAGGCAGACCAGCCTGGCTTCGCGTACGACGAAGGTCGCTCCGCTTTGAAGCAGGCAACGGGCGCCGGTGGAGCAAGCACTGATCAGGCTTTTGACGTTCTCACGGCCGGGGGCGGCCTGCGGCTGACTCTCAATGACGTCATCATCAAGTCGACTGGCATTTTCGCTGTGACAGTTGTTATGGCAGTGGTCGGCTGGAATACCTTCGAGGCCGCTCCCTACCTGATGTGGATCGCTGCAATCGTGGGGCTTGGCCTCGGATTCGCGAATGCCCTCAAGCGTGAAGTGTCTCCGATTCTCGTGATTGTCTACGCGGCAGTTCAGGGCATCTTCCTTGGCGGCATCAGCACTTGGTACAACTCCTACGCCGAATCAGTGAACTATCAGGGCCTGGTCCAACAGGCAGTCCTGGGCACCATGACCGCTTTCGCAGTGATGCTGCTGCTGTACGGCACCGGCATCATCAAAGTCACCGGCAAATTCAAGCGGATGATGATGATTGCTCTGGTCAGCTATGCGTTCATCGCCTTGGCTTCGCTCATCAGCGCGCTCTTTGGCACCGGTGGCGGCTGGGGCTTCTACGGAGTTGGCGTCTGGGGCCTGCTGCTGTGCCTGATCGGCGTGGCTCTGGCGTCACTCACCTTGGTTCTGGACTTCGAGGCGATCAAGCAGGGCATAGCCCAGGGCGCACCGGAGCGTGAATCCTGGCGAATGGCCTTTGGCCTGCTCGTGACCTTGATCTGGCTCTACTTGGAGATCCTGCGCTTCCTGGCGATCTTCGCCGGTCGCGACTAAGGCAATTGCTGGCGGGCCAATGTCAGCGCATTGAGCCCGGAAACAAGTCCTTCTTCTGTAGGTGCGTCGTTTCGCAGGTCTGTGCCGAGCACCATAATCACGTCGCCGTATGCCCAGGTGTTGAGCGTCGGCACTGTGGCTGGCGCGGGGCTTCCGAGAGTTCGTGAACAGTCGAGCAGTTCTTTGGCGAGCATTTCTACGATGGACTGCGACGCCTCAAGCCGATTGATCGGCATTGAACGAAGTCGATCGACTACTCGGCGCAACTCAGTGTCGTAGGAGTCCGAGATCGAATGGCCTTGCACGCTAGGCGAGCTCTGGAAGCGCAACACCGGTCATCGAATGGCAGCGGTAGCCGTTGGGATTCACCTCGAGATAGCGCTGGTGGTACGGCTCTGCGACGTAGTAGGCAAAGTCGGCCGCTGGTGCGATCTCAGTGGTGATCTCGCCGTATCCGCGAGCGAGCAGTTCTGCGTTGTAGAGATCTCGGGTTCGCCTGGCCAGTTCGAACTGCTCATCAGTGGTCGTGAAGATTGCACTTCGGTACTGAGAGCCAACATCGTTGCCCTGACGCATGCCCTGCGTGGGGTCGTGCCGCTCCCAGAACTGCTGCAGAATTTCCAGGGTGCTGATCTTTGCAAGGTCGTAGGTCACACTGACGGTCTCGGTGTGGCCGGTGCGGCCGGTGCAGACCTCCTGGTAGCTGGGGCTGACGCGATCGCCGCCCATGTATCCGACGCTGGTGTCCACGACCCCGTCCTGCAGCCAGAAGATCTCTTCGGCCCCCCAAAAGCAGCCCATAGCCAGATAGATCGTTGCGTTGTCCACAACTGTATTCGACATGAAGGAAGGGTACGCCGAACTAGGCATTGACTTGGGCGGGAGTGCGCACCCGACCCAGGGTCTCTGGCATCACCCAGATGACGACGACCGCAACAAGGGAAAGCGCTGCGCCGACGCCAAAGGCCCAGTCGTAGTCCAGGCTGTCTACCAGGAAGCCGGCGGCCAGTGGCCCAAGAATCATCCCTAGGTCGGAGGTCATCTGGAAGGTAGCGACCACGATGCCGCCGCGACGTCCGCCGACGATGTCGCCGACTACCGCGGCAGGAGCCGAACCAAGGAATGCCGCACTGACCCCTTGGACAGCCATGGACAGGAAGAACAGCGCCGGGCCGATGAGGCTGGCGGTACCGAATCCATTTGCCAGGATGTCGGCCGCGGTGAGAATCACCATGCCGATGAACAGCGTGACCGTGCCGATACGCATGGCCTTGCGGCGGCCCACGGTGTCCGCCATCCGTCCGGCAGGCATCAGAAGAATTGCTTGCACAACTGCGGCCAGCAGGAAGCCGAAGCCGGCCATCGACGCACCGCGATCGAGTCCTTCGGTGATGAACAAGGGAACGATCGAGATGCGCAGTCCGAATGAGACGAAGCCTCCGACGAGGCTGACCATCAGTGCGGCGCGGTAGGCGCCATCCCTGAGGGCGTCGCGAAGCGACTCTTCAACTTCTGCTTCTCCACCCGAAACCTCTTCTTCAAGTTGTTGCAGCTTTGCTTTGGAGAGGAACACCATGCTGACGACTGAGGCCACGGCGAGGCTGCCGGCATAGATGAAGAAGGGTGCCCGGATCGAAATGGCAACGACGAGCCCGCCAAGTGCCGGGCCCGCAACACCCCCGAGCAGGAAACCGCCTTGGAAGGCGCTTGCCGCCCGACCTCGTTGGTCAGGCTTGGCTACGCGCAGCAAGAGGGACATTGCCGAGACAGTGAACATCGAGGAGCCGATGCCCGAGATGCCACGCCAGAGCAGTAACTGCCAGTAACTGGCGCTCATGCCGGCCATCAGGCTCGTCGCCGAGACCATGATCAAGCCACTCGAGAGGATGAGCCGCTCACCGAATTTATTGGCCAGGATGCCCGAGACCGGCGACATCATGAAGCGCGACAGAGCCATGACGGAAATGACGGCACTTGCTTCCAGAGCATTCACGCCGAAGGAACGAGCAAATACCGGGATGGCCGGAGCCAGGATTCCGAATCCGATCGCGACAAAGAAAGCAATGGCCGACAGGACCACCACTTCGCTCGGGAGATCGCGCAGCCACGGGGAGCGTTGCAGTACGTGGTGCGGGCGCCAAGAACTCATCGGCGTTGACTCTATCCTCGACCCGTGGCGTCCAGAGGGCTTTCGACGGGGATCGACAGCGATCGCCAGTTGGTCTATTCGGTTGAGGATGCATGGGCCAAGGCCCTTGATCGAGGAGGCCTAGTTGACTTCTTCGGCTCCAATTTCACCCTGCCAAGACAACGGGTCCTTGGGGATCTCAATGCTTTGCAGCGCACAGCTGATGCCTGGCTGTCCAGTGCCGCCTGTGCTGTCTGGTACCCGGCTCGTGAGGAGTTGCTGATCCGCGCGCGCAAGGGTCAGAGTCGGGCGCACTACGAGTCCACAGGGGTGATTGCCATCCCATTGCAATCGGCCTGGGCCTGCCGGGAGTCAGTGCTGGCGCATGAGGTCGCACACCATCTTTCGTGGAAGTCACAAGTGGCAGCGCATGATGCGAGTTTTCGACTGGCGATGACGCGGGTGGCCGACATTGCCTTTGGGCCGCAGGCCGCGTTGCTCCTGCGAGCTGGATATGACGGTGCAGGGTTGGCGGTCGCGCATGTCGATTGAGCGCATCAGTGCGCTGCTGGCCAAGGCCGAACGCACAGACAATGAGCATGAAGCCGAGGCCTATCTGATGAAAGCGCAAGCCCTTGCTACTGCAGCGAGCATCAGCCTCGCCGTTGCTCAGGCGCACAAGGAAAAACGCCAGGAGCGAACTCAGCCTCAGTCGCGCACGATCATCATCGGCGAGAAGGGCAAAAGAGCTAATCAGCATCTGATCTCGATGTTCATCGCTGTGGCGCAGGCAAATGATGTGAAAGTTGATATCGCCTCGAACTCGACCTTCGTCATTGCCTATGGAATGCCTTCAGACGTCGATGTCGTTGAAGCGTTGTTTACCTCGCTCGCGGTGCAGATGATCAACTCTGGTCACCGTTGGGTGGCACAGGACAGTTGGCGCGGTGACACCTACGTTGCTGTTACTCGAGTGCGTGGTCGCTCGGTGCGCAAGGTGCGTGCGCACACTGCGCACACCGTCCGTGTTGCCTTCTATCGCTCCTACATCGAGCGCATCGGCGAACGCCTGCAGCAGGTCCGCTCAGAGGTCTTCACTTCGGAGGGGGTCCAGTCGTCGGCTGCTGCGCTTGTGTTGCGTGACAAGGAGTCGGAGATCACGGCATTCCATCAGCAGACCAGCCAGGCGCGCGGCAGTTGGCAGGGCTACTCGGGGCAGATGCGCGGAGATCTTGGCACGGCGACGAAGGCAGGCCGCAGGGCTGCTGATGCCGCGCGCTTGTCTCAACAGGCAGAACTGGGCGAGCGGTCGATGCTCGCGCGCTAGTGGATGTACGCCTCGACCTTGCGAATCTCCACGGTGATCTCCTTGCCATTGGCAAGGGAGTACGACGCGGAGTCGCCTACCCGCTTGCCTACCAGAGATGCGCCCAGCGGCGACGTCGGTGAGTACACATCAATCGACGCGTGCGCGGACTCTTCACGTGATCCCAGCAGGAATATCTCCTCGTCGCCACCAGCGGTGAAGACAATCGTGACGACCTTGCCTGGCGCAACTTCGTCATCCTCAGACTCAGGGACGCCGATCCTGGCGTGCTCCAGCAGTTGCTTGAGCTGGCGGACGCGGGCTTCGTTCTTGCCCTGCTCTTCACGGGCAGCGTGGTAACCGCCATTCTCCTTGAGGTCACCTTCTTCGCGCGCAAGCTCAATCCGCTTGGTGATCTCAACGCGAGTCGGACCAGTGCGCTCGGCGAGCTCAGCCGCCAAGCGGTCATGAGCTTCCTGGGTAAGCCAAGTCACGGCATGGTCAGTCATAGCGGGCAAGGTTAGTGCTTTGTGCGGCAAGCCAATAGTGGTTAGGCGCGCCAAGGCTGACTTGGAGGGATCACGCCCTCAGGAAATTGCGGAGCCTGCACGGGCTTGTCTCCGCAGCCAAGCACTTCAACGGTGTAGGCAGCGATAGCTGTGCGCAGTGGGTAAGTGACAGTGGCCGAACCATCAATCGGTGTCACGTCAACCCTGGCGTAGCCCACATCTGCGCGGGATTGATCCTGGGCGCGAAGGGTGCAGGTGATCGGCGTGTCATCGACCGCATGCACCCGGAACGTCACGTCGACCCGGTCGGCCGCCAGGACCTTCCATGTCAGCAGACTGAAGTCGACCTGCGGCCGGGTGACCTGGATGGCGACGAAGACCAGAATCAGCGCGAAGGCAATAGCCAAGGCGTAGGTGGTGATTCGACCAGTGATCGACTTGTGATTGAGCCCGTAGCGCTCGACCATTGCTGGGGAGAGTTGCTCCTTGCGGAAAGGGCTGGTCATGGTGACCCCATTCTCGGGCTTGGGTAGCCGCGCGCAACGCCCGGTATGTCACTTGCGAGACTAGGCCGGTGAAACTCCCGCTTCGCCTCATGGCAATTCACGCTCATCCTGACGATGAAGCGAGCAAGGGCGCGGCCACGATGGCCAAATACGTGGCTGAGGGCATCGATGTCATGGTCGTGACCTGCACTGGTGGCGAACGCGGAGATCTGCTGCACAACGCTGCTGAGGAAGAGGTCAAGGAGCACGGCTTGGCAGAGGTCCGGCGCCGCGAGATGGCCAAGGCCGTAGAAATCCTGGGTGTTCGTCATGCCTGGCTGGGCTATGAGGACTCGGGATTCCCGGATCCTGAAGTTGACCCGCCGCTACCGCTTCCCGAGGGTTGTTTTGCCGACCTTCCGATCGAGGTCGAGCTGGTTCCGATGGTCCGTCTGCTGCGCGAGTTCCGACCTCAGGTGGTGACGACCTATGACGAGAATGGTGGCTATCCGCATCCGGATCACATCCGCGTGCACACCCTGACGATGGCCGCCGTGGATGCGGCAGCTGATCCCGGCTTTGACAGTGATCTTGAGCCTTGGACGGTTTCCAAGATCTACTACAACATGACGTTCACGCGAGGTCGCGTGTACGCGATGCACGAGGCGATGATTGAAGCCGGTGTCGAATCGCAGTACACCGATTGGATCAAGCGGATGGAATCGCGACCTGACGAGTCGCATCGCATCACGACGAGTGTGAACGTGGCTGATTTTTTTCCGCAGCGTGATGCTGCACTGCTTGCACACCGCACGCAGGTCGATCCGTCCAGCCAATGGTTTGCTGTGCCCACTGAGGTTCAGGCACGCATTTGGCCTACGGAGGAATTCCAGCTCGCAAAGTCTCTCGTACCAACGGATCTTCCCGAAACTGATCTCTTTGCCGGATTGAGGACTGATGTACCTGCTCACTGAAGCTGCTAACGACGAAGCCATGAGGTCCCTCATCGACAAAGCCGGTCCAATCGCGATGCTGTTCGTCGTGTTGATCGCCGTCGCTTTGTTTTTCTTGTTCAGGTCGATGAAGCGTCAACTCAAGCGAGTCGATGAGCATTTCCCCACTGATCCACCAAGTGTTGATGGCAACGCCCGCACCGAGTGACCTTTGGCACTTAGCGCTGACCCCGCGATTCTTGATTCGCGCAGGGTTAGCGCTGTTGTTGATCGGCGCCTTTGCCTATCTTGGTCATTGGCAGTGGGAGCGAACCCAAGATCTTCTGGACTCTGAGCGTGCCGCGTTGGCCGAAGTCGTCGCAGTCGACGGGCTCAACCCTCTAGGTCAAGATTTGACCAGCGAGACTGTCGGAAGAACTGTTACAGCAGTTGGCACCTACCAAGCAGAGCAGCAGCGGATCGTCGTCCACAGAGGCTTTAACGACAAGTCGGGCGTGTGGGTGGTCACGCCGCTTGTTCTGGATGACGGGAGTCTGATTGCTGTCATGCGCGGCTGGCTGCCCTCTGCACAGACATCGGAACTCCAGCCTCCGCCAGGCCAGGTGCGTATCACGGGAGTCCTGCAGGCAGATGAGTCCTTCTACAAGGGCGAGGCAACTTCCGTTGGGCAGATCGCGGCGATCTCCCAGCAGAGCCTGAATTGGGGTCCACAGGCTCGATCGGGCTTCATCGTTCTTGCCTCGCAGAGACCGCAATCCCAAGGCGCCCCAACGCCAGTGCCGATTGATCCTCAGTCGGCTGAGGTGGCATTTCCCTTTCAGAACTTCTTCTATGCATTCCAGTGGTGGGTCTTCGGGCTCTTCGTTCTCGCGGTCTACCTACGGTGGTTGTGGTTGGACGCACAATTGCTGAAGGAGGAGGAAGGTGCACCTCCGCCTGAACCTGCTGAACCGGTGCTTGACTAGCCTTGCGTCCCATGAAGGGAATCCCAGGCGCGGCACTTCGCTACAAGATCATGGCCTGGATTACTGGTGTGGTGCTGGCCAGCGCCTTCACGTGGATGCTCCTGCTCATCATCAAATGGATGGCTGACGGGTACGCGCTATCAGATTTCTTCAGCTCTAATGATCAAAAGCCCTCGCTGTACGGGGCTTTGTGGATTGTGCACGGATGGGCGTACTTCCTCTACCTGATTGTTGGCGTGGATCTGGCCTTCAGGCTGCGCTACAGCATTGGGCGAACTGTGCTGATCCTCTTGGCAGGCACGATTCCGTTCATGTCCTTCGTTGCCGAGCGCTATGTGCACAAAGATCTTCAGCGACGCGCGCAGCCAACTGCCGTCAGCTAGGCAGCTCCCAGTCAATCGCCTTGCCGCCTGCCCTTTCCAGCAGGCTGTTGGCCCGGCTGAATGGTCGTGAGCCGAAGAATCCTCGTTCGGCTGAGAGCGGGCTCGGGTGTGCACTGGCAATGATGGGGACATCTGGCATGAGTGACACAAGTGACTGTGCGTCCCGGCCCCACAAGATGGCAACCAAAGGCTTCTTGCGTGCGACCAAGCCGCGGATGGCAGCCTCAGTGATGCTCTCCCAGCCCTTGCCTCGGTGGCTGCCTGACTCACCTGCCTGAACGGTCAGCACCCGATTCAACAGGAGTACCCCCTGCTCACTCCAAGGGCTCAAGTCGCCATTGCGCGGCGCAGGCACGCCAAGATCTGTGACGAGCTCCTTGAAGATGTTGGTGAGGCTGCGTGGCAGGGGCTGAACTTGCGGTGCGACGCTGAATGAAAGACCGACCGGGTGACCCAGCGTCGGGTATGGATCTTGTCCCATGATCAAGACGCTGATCCGCGGCAGGGGTTGCCGAAATGCCCGCAGTATCTGTGAGCCGGCCGGCAGCCAGGGCCGCCCGGCGTTGGTCTCTTCCCGAAGAAACTCGCCAAGAGCAGTCAGATTCGCCTGCTCTTCTTTGAGCACTGGTACCCACGTGGGGTGCACCAGCTCCTCAAGTGGCAGCGCCATGGACCGACCCTATGTCGTGCCTTCTTTGCCAGAGGCGTCATGCGCGAGTGAGTCATTGACTAACGTGCGCCTGTGACTTCGCAGACTGAACCGACCGCTGAATATCAGGCCTACGTTGATGCCGATGCCGTACTTGCGTACGCCTTGGCAAGCAATGACCCGAACCCTCTTTGCAATACCGGCGAAGTGGTGTCGCCGCTGTTCACCGCGACCCTGGTGGTCAACGGATTTCGCTCGACGATGTCCCAAGCGGTGCCAAGCGGCGCGATCACTGGAACGCGTGCATCTGTGCATGGAATGCATGACGTCCACTACTTCGCTCCCGTGGTGCCGGGTTCGAAGGTGATTTGCACCGGCCGTCACTATGCAGTTCGGCAGACGGGTGCGGGCGTGGCGATCACTACTGAGCTTGATGTGCTTGATCTTGACCACCAGCTTCTGGTGCGTCACTACTGGACCGGCATGAATGTGGGAGCCACTGTGGATGGGGAGTTTGGCGAAGCGCCGCCGGAGCACCTCTTTCCAGATTCTGCTCGGTCCAAGCCCATTGACTCGTTGATCATGGAGATCACCGCTGATCAGGGCTTCAGGTATGGCGGAGCTTCCGGTGATCGAAATGACCATGCCATCAATGATGAAGCTGCGCGCGCAGAGGGGTTTCCCAGCAAGATCGTGCAGGGGCTGTGCACCTTTGCGATGTGCAGTGGAGCAGTGCTGAAGCTGGTGGGTGAAGGTGATCCCTCGCGTCTGACGCGACTGGCAGGTCGCTTCTCCTCGCCGGTTTTCCCTCGACAGCAACTTCAGGTGGATCTTTTCGATGCTGGAGTCTCTGCTGATGGCCGTCAGCTCGTGGCGTTCGAGGCGACTTCAAATGGCACGACTGTCGTGAAGCATGGTCGGGCAGAGCTCACCATCTAGCATCATCCCAACGTCTTGAAGGGGGACCACTTGCGCAATCCCAGAGTCTTGCTGCAGATTTCCATGCTCTCGATGGCCGCCGTGGTGCTCATCGGCCAGGTCATCCTGCCGTTCACCGACGCGGGTCGCATCGGCGGACTGTCTGCGGTGGTGATCGGCTCAGTATCGATCATCATGTTCGCCATTGCCTACGGCACACCGCCTCGATGGGAGTTCCTCGCACTGTCGGGCGCACTGTTCGCCTTGGCTTATGTGACAACCCAGGGGCCTGACCTCCAGGGCGGCGCCTACTTCATCATTCAGATCGTGCTGCCCCTCCTCGCCGGCCTCTGCGGCATCGCGGCCGCAGTCATCGGCTGGCGCAAGCCCAGGGCCTGAGCACTGCGAATGCGTCTGTGAGCCAGCCACACGCAACTCTTCTTCGAGCTGGTCTTCGTCTTCGCGCTGACCCAAGTCACATCCCTGCTCGCGCACGATCTTTCATGGCTTGGTGTCCTGCGCGACTAGGGCGTGTCTGGCGGTTGGCGGTGCCTGGGTGTTGGAGGCTGGCATCCATGACGACGAGCCCGCTGCTGCCCGCGACAGAGCCGTTGAGTGGTGCCGACTTGCGAGCTCCGCTGGACGAGCAGTGATCATGTCGGACCGCTCCAGTGAGCGTCCGACACCGGTGTTCACTGGGGGGACGGGAAAGAGCGGCACGACCGTGGTGGCGGCGCTCCTGGGACGCCACCCAGATGCCTACGCGAGCGTGCCGCGGGAGATCCGCCTCGTCACCGACCGGGCCGGGCTGCTGCAGTTGTGCTACGGACCGCCCCGCTCCACGAGCGTGGGCAGGCGCGTGACCTTCACCCTCCACCGGTGGGTGCTTCCGGCGAGGAACGAGCGAGCGCTCCTCAAGGAGTTCACCGCACAGATGAACGGTGCGTGGTGGAGTCGCGCCGGCCGCACGGCCGAGAGCGGCCTCGTGCGCAGCGTGGACCGCGCCGACCTCGACGTCCTCGTCGCCACCTTCCTGCGCGACTTCCACTCCGGCGCCGAGCAGGCGGCTCGCGAGCTCGTCTTCGGCATCATCGCGCATCAGGATGGCTACACCGGGCAGCGTCTGTGGATCGACAGCACACCGCTGAACATCGCCAACGCGGACCGGATCGCCCGGCTGCTGCCCGAGGCGCGATTTGTTCACATGGTCCGCGACGGACGGGACACCGCCGTGTCCATCACCCGGCAGCGCTGGGGACCAAACGAGCCC
This window of the Actinomycetota bacterium genome carries:
- a CDS encoding LacI family DNA-binding transcriptional regulator, which encodes MGITIRDVAQAAGVSTATVSRALRGLANVDEQTRARVERAAAELDYVISPSASRLASGRTGSVAVVTPHIARWFFSTVLSGVESTLQGAGIDLLLMTVSAPDSQHRLAPAPRLRRRVDGVLVIAMPPEDQQLHDVIKLDLPTSLIGVSVDDVPSVTIDDVYAARMATQHLINLGHRRIGLIAGSASRARFTAEFDRHLGFVSAMTEAQLPIDPSLESLGYFTSTGGEQAMTAILAQRERPTAVFCMSDEMAFGAMRALRSHGLQPGRDISLIGVDGHDMSELLELTTVEQPVHDMGRIAAEALLVQLNSELPTRAESIVLPTRLVVRTSTAQLGPGANL
- a CDS encoding Bax inhibitor-1/YccA family protein is translated as MATNSRFNESNNPVLSRYEKADQPGFAYDEGRSALKQATGAGGASTDQAFDVLTAGGGLRLTLNDVIIKSTGIFAVTVVMAVVGWNTFEAAPYLMWIAAIVGLGLGFANALKREVSPILVIVYAAVQGIFLGGISTWYNSYAESVNYQGLVQQAVLGTMTAFAVMLLLYGTGIIKVTGKFKRMMMIALVSYAFIALASLISALFGTGGGWGFYGVGVWGLLLCLIGVALASLTLVLDFEAIKQGIAQGAPERESWRMAFGLLVTLIWLYLEILRFLAIFAGRD
- the greA gene encoding transcription elongation factor GreA, which codes for MTDHAVTWLTQEAHDRLAAELAERTGPTRVEITKRIELAREEGDLKENGGYHAAREEQGKNEARVRQLKQLLEHARIGVPESEDDEVAPGKVVTIVFTAGGDEEIFLLGSREESAHASIDVYSPTSPLGASLVGKRVGDSASYSLANGKEITVEIRKVEAYIH
- the msrA gene encoding peptide-methionine (S)-S-oxide reductase MsrA, whose translation is MPSSAYPSFMSNTVVDNATIYLAMGCFWGAEEIFWLQDGVVDTSVGYMGGDRVSPSYQEVCTGRTGHTETVSVTYDLAKISTLEILQQFWERHDPTQGMRQGNDVGSQYRSAIFTTTDEQFELARRTRDLYNAELLARGYGEITTEIAPAADFAYYVAEPYHQRYLEVNPNGYRCHSMTGVALPELA
- a CDS encoding TIGR04338 family metallohydrolase, with protein sequence MASRGLSTGIDSDRQLVYSVEDAWAKALDRGGLVDFFGSNFTLPRQRVLGDLNALQRTADAWLSSAACAVWYPAREELLIRARKGQSRAHYESTGVIAIPLQSAWACRESVLAHEVAHHLSWKSQVAAHDASFRLAMTRVADIAFGPQAALLLRAGYDGAGLAVAHVD
- a CDS encoding DUF2130 domain-containing protein, giving the protein MREIRCPHCGKAFTLDEAGYADIVKQVRDSEFELQLHERLELAEQDKVRALELAEVKASSELLQAAAMKDAEIRELQGKLDAGDIALKLAVNEALGAVAKERDVLANELEQAKIERETALALAEAKLVGVQAAQSLAITEAVIAVEKERDELRSGLERAELEKQLAESSLKDKYETQLKDREEQIERLKDLKARLSTKMVGETLEQHCETEFNRIRATAFPSAYFEKDNDSKSGSKGDYIFREADESGTEIVSIMFEMKNESDGTATKQKNEDFLKELDKDRTQKGCEYAVLVSMLEPDSELYTGIVDVSHRFPKMYVVRPQFFIPIITLLRNAAQNSVKYKSELALVKAQNIDITNFESELETFKSGFGMNFDLASRHFQTVIDEIDKSIDHLQKTKESLLATSRQLRLANDKAQDVTIKKLTKGNPTMASKFADARNLEIEGGN
- a CDS encoding MFS transporter; this translates as MSSWRPHHVLQRSPWLRDLPSEVVVLSAIAFFVAIGFGILAPAIPVFARSFGVNALEASAVISVMALSRFMMSPVSGILANKFGERLILSSGLIMVSATSLMAGMSASYWQLLLWRGISGIGSSMFTVSAMSLLLRVAKPDQRGRAASAFQGGFLLGGVAGPALGGLVVAISIRAPFFIYAGSLAVASVVSMVFLSKAKLQQLEEEVSGGEAEVEESLRDALRDGAYRAALMVSLVGGFVSFGLRISIVPLFITEGLDRGASMAGFGFLLAAVVQAILLMPAGRMADTVGRRKAMRIGTVTLFIGMVILTAADILANGFGTASLIGPALFFLSMAVQGVSAAFLGSAPAAVVGDIVGGRRGGIVVATFQMTSDLGMILGPLAAGFLVDSLDYDWAFGVGAALSLVAVVVIWVMPETLGRVRTPAQVNA
- a CDS encoding DUF2786 domain-containing protein gives rise to the protein MSIERISALLAKAERTDNEHEAEAYLMKAQALATAASISLAVAQAHKEKRQERTQPQSRTIIIGEKGKRANQHLISMFIAVAQANDVKVDIASNSTFVIAYGMPSDVDVVEALFTSLAVQMINSGHRWVAQDSWRGDTYVAVTRVRGRSVRKVRAHTAHTVRVAFYRSYIERIGERLQQVRSEVFTSEGVQSSAAALVLRDKESEITAFHQQTSQARGSWQGYSGQMRGDLGTATKAGRRAADAARLSQQAELGERSMLAR